Genomic window (Arthrobacter sp. StoSoilA2):
CTTATCGGTGATCCGCGCCCCACGGCGGAGCGCACCTTGAACACCAAGGACACGGTTGCGGAGTGGGTCGGCTACCTCCAGGGGCAGGTGCGCCGTTTCCTCAGTTTCGAGGGCGATAACGCGGCACGCATGGTCAACAACCTGGACTGGACGGCGCCGCTGAGTGCCATCGACTTCCTCCGTGAGATCGGAAAGCACTACCGGGTGGGCACCATGCTTCGCAAGGATGCTGTCGCCTCCCGTTTGAGTTCCGAAGAGGGCATTAGCTACACCGAGTTCAGTTACCAGATCCTGCAGGGCATGGACTACCTCCAACTGTTCCGCGACTACGGCTGTGCACTGCAGACCGGTGGCTCGGACCAGTGGGGCAACCTCACCAGCGGTACCGAACTCATCCGCAAGGTGGAAGGCAAGAGCGTCCACGCCCTGGGTACGCCGCTCATCACCAACTCGGACGGTACCAAGTTCGGCAAGAGCGAGGGCAACGCCATCTGGCTGGACCCCGAAATGTGCAGCCCGTACGCGTTCTACCAGTTCTGGCTGAACACGGCCGACGCTGACGTGGTGGACCGGCTCAAAGTCTTCACGTTCCTTTCACGTGCGGAAATTGAAGAGCTTGGCCAGGCTGTTGCGGAGCGTCCCTTCGCACGGGAAGGCCAGAAGAAGCTTGCGTTCGAAGTCACGTCCTTGGTGCATGGCATCGATGCGACTGAAAAGGTCATCGCCGCTTCGGCAGCACTCTTCGGCAACGGCGATCTCACCGTCCTGGACGAGCGCACCCTGGAAGCAGCGACCGCGGAACTTCCCTCCGCGAAGATCAGCGCCGACGGTCTTGGAATCATCGACTTGTTGGTGGCCGCCGGTTTGTCCGACAGCAAGTCGGCAGCCCGCCGGACCATCGGGGAGGGCGGCGCCTACGTGAACAACACCAAGGTCTCCGATCCGGATGCCGTTATCGCGCAGGATGAACTGCTTCATGGCCGGTACCTGCTCCTTCGCCGGGGCAAGAAGAACCTGGCGACGATTGAGGTTTCGGCCTAGTTCGCCGTACATCGCAATACCTGAAAGGGCCGGCAACCGTTGTGGTTGCCGGTCTTTTCTGCGTTTAAGCGTGTTTGTGCGTGGGTGGGCGCCGAAGGCGGTTGGGTGGTTGGCGCGGCGCGAAGGTGGGTGGGTGGTTGGCGCGAAGGCGGTGGTCTTCCTCTGCGCGCTCGGTCGTTCCTGCCTTGGACGCGCGTTGCCGGATGGGCGCCGCCTTCTTCGGATGTTCTCTCAGATCGTGCGGGGTTTGGGGGATCGTTCTCTCGGATCGTGCGGGGTTTTGGTGGGTTGGGGGTGTGGTGTTCGACGGCGGTGGTTGGCGTGGGTGTTTGGCGGCGGGGTGGTGGGGTGTGGTTGGTGTGACGGGCTTCACTGGGGTTGGTTTTTGGGGTTTTGGGGTGGTTTTGGCGGGTCTGTGGCGTTGTTTGGCCTGTGTTTGGGCGGTTTTGGCCGGTTTTTGGGTGGTGTTGGGGTGGATTTGTGTGGGGGCTGGTGGGCGTGTAATGTCTTCTGAGTCGCCGCGAGTGAGACAGCCTGGTGCTGGGAACTGCGGGGGCCGACCCCCTTTGATAACAGCCTGGAATATGGTGCGCTTTTGGGCGTGCTGGTTGCCGGGTGGGGCCGGGGCCTGGATCGGGAATCGCGGAAACGTTGGTTTGCCAAGATCGGGTTGATCGGGTAAGTTTGAAAAGTTGCTCCGGAGCGATCCAGCGAAGGCTGGTGGTACTGCTTTGGAATAGTGACCTGTTGTTTGAGAACTCAATAGTGTGCCAAGTTTGTTGATGCCGATTGTTTTTTGATTGGTTGAAATTATGGCCAGGCTGCTGCGCACCCCCGTGTGTGGTGGTTTGGTTTTCAGCTGGTTTCGAATTTTGTGCAGCCGTGTTCGCCGTTATTTCCGGTGGGTGTGGTTGTGTCTGTTTGATTTTTTGTTTTCAACGGAGAGTTTGATCCTGGCTCAGGATGAACGCTGGCGGCGTGCTTAACACATGCAAGTCGAACGATGATCCCTGGCTTGCTGGGGGGATTAGTGGCGAACGGGTGAGTAACACGTGAGTAACCTGCCCTTGACTCTGGGATAAGCCTGGGAAACTGGGTCTAATACCGGATATGACCATCTGGCGCATGTCATGGTGGTGGAAAGCTTTTGTGGTTTTGGATGGACTCGCGGCCTATCAGCTTGTTGGTGGGGTAATGGCCTACCAAGGCGACGACGGGTAGCCGGCCTGAGAGGGTGACCGGCCACACTGGGACTGAGACACGGCCCAGACTCCTACGGGAGGCAGCAGTGGGGAATATTGCACAATGGGCGAAAGCCTGATGCAGCGACGCCGCGTGAGGGATGACGGCCTTCGGGTTGTAAACCTCTTTCAGTAGGGAAGAAGCGAAAGTGACGGTACCTGCAGAAGAAGCGCCGGCTAACTACGTGCCAGCAGCCGCGGTAATACGTAGGGCGCAAGCGTTATCCGGAATTATTGGGCGTAAAGAGCTCGTAGGCGGTTTGTCGCGTCTGCTGTGAAAGACCGGGGCTCAACTCCGGTTCTGCAGTGGGTACGGGCAGACTAGAGTGCAGTAGGGGAGACTGGAATTCCTGGTGTAGCGGTGAAATGCGCAGATATCAGGAGGAACACCGATGGCGAAGGCAGGTCTCTGGGCTGTAACTGACGCTGAGGAGCGAAAGCATGGGGAGCGAACAGGATTAGATACCCTGGTAGTCCATGCCGTAAACGTTGGGCACTAGGTGTGGGGGACATTCCACGTTTTCCGCGCCGTAGCTAACGCATTAAGTGCCCCGCCTGGGGAGTACGGCCGCAA
Coding sequences:
- the tyrS gene encoding tyrosine--tRNA ligase, which translates into the protein MSHVNNIESQHNDPAFANIWQELKWRGLIHVSTDETELEKLLAGDPITYYCGFDPTAPSLHLGNLVQLLLMRRLQLAGHKPLGLVGGSTGLIGDPRPTAERTLNTKDTVAEWVGYLQGQVRRFLSFEGDNAARMVNNLDWTAPLSAIDFLREIGKHYRVGTMLRKDAVASRLSSEEGISYTEFSYQILQGMDYLQLFRDYGCALQTGGSDQWGNLTSGTELIRKVEGKSVHALGTPLITNSDGTKFGKSEGNAIWLDPEMCSPYAFYQFWLNTADADVVDRLKVFTFLSRAEIEELGQAVAERPFAREGQKKLAFEVTSLVHGIDATEKVIAASAALFGNGDLTVLDERTLEAATAELPSAKISADGLGIIDLLVAAGLSDSKSAARRTIGEGGAYVNNTKVSDPDAVIAQDELLHGRYLLLRRGKKNLATIEVSA